A genomic segment from Leptolyngbyaceae cyanobacterium encodes:
- a CDS encoding M23 family metallopeptidase, which yields MMEPAYRNKKLKFTYKENQPIKIPSDSSTNYTSGIGNPFWQRFLLVQGIGWIGGLGIVGGNLAWALSSTGSDGILLAQIPQTMPKAVPQDTAPEASSSAAPIFTTRERSQINQRSRLRRQNQKSRSVAGNYSNSHIDPTDYNLGATSRRSSSSGYQAPSSIVLTERRTGCQRVYQGRGLAGGSCGGGVASARTRVRRNAIASENNSTVRRRVSPQIARSNQTSRVARSNQTQLQTASAYQLSRQSRRPSGQTRSYQASQPLATPIGNDLAPSSYRSSRVARSYQSRRSSVVSNQVAAAPVRNHNQFVSRRNYRQPSRRSVSVAAVGQVNIGPVTINSRGIGIRKHTSYKRNISNGYVVNTADRGVTSNQALPHPALNYYYNQANPSDAPPGHSELPIIFPLAIPAQITSVFGWRVHPITGNMRFHSGTDIGAPMGTPVLAAYAGKVTIADFLGGYGLSVILRHNNDNHETRYAHLSEIFVKPGEWVEQGTVIGKVGSTGNSTGPHLHFEVREQTPQGWVALDPGAQLEYGLAQLVGAFKTARVPESAKTEETKDENPDVAKPDLKLPIIEIPKTLPAQDSLPKADTTDPQVTKTVSSDEVLPPAQSVNSPIPEVPIPNTQSSHPETEPKG from the coding sequence AACCAACTATACTTCTGGTATTGGTAACCCATTTTGGCAGCGTTTCCTACTAGTACAAGGAATAGGCTGGATTGGCGGATTGGGAATAGTCGGTGGCAATCTAGCTTGGGCGCTTTCGTCAACCGGATCGGATGGGATTTTGCTAGCCCAAATTCCCCAAACCATGCCCAAAGCCGTACCTCAAGACACAGCACCAGAAGCTTCTTCATCTGCTGCACCAATCTTTACCACGCGAGAACGATCGCAAATCAACCAACGCTCCAGACTCAGACGCCAAAACCAAAAATCCCGATCGGTTGCTGGTAACTACAGCAACTCCCATATCGATCCCACTGATTATAATCTGGGCGCTACTAGCAGACGTTCATCAAGTAGCGGTTACCAAGCACCCAGTTCGATCGTACTCACAGAACGAAGGACTGGTTGCCAAAGAGTTTACCAAGGCAGGGGATTAGCAGGTGGTAGCTGTGGCGGTGGCGTGGCATCAGCCAGAACTAGAGTAAGAAGGAATGCCATTGCTAGCGAAAATAACAGCACAGTTCGTCGCCGCGTCAGCCCCCAAATAGCCCGTTCTAACCAAACCAGTCGGGTGGCTCGTTCTAACCAAACTCAACTGCAAACGGCAAGCGCATATCAATTAAGCCGCCAGTCTCGTCGCCCGAGCGGACAAACCCGCTCCTATCAAGCTAGTCAGCCACTAGCAACACCGATCGGAAACGATCTGGCACCTTCATCTTACAGAAGCAGCCGCGTTGCTCGTTCTTACCAGAGTAGGAGATCTTCTGTAGTTAGCAACCAAGTTGCAGCCGCACCAGTACGCAACCATAACCAATTTGTTTCTAGACGGAACTATCGGCAACCAAGCCGCCGTTCTGTCTCCGTAGCCGCAGTCGGCCAAGTTAATATTGGCCCCGTTACCATCAACTCCAGAGGAATTGGTATTCGCAAACACACCAGTTACAAGAGAAATATCAGCAATGGCTATGTGGTAAATACTGCCGATCGTGGGGTAACCAGCAATCAAGCCCTTCCTCACCCCGCTTTAAACTACTACTACAACCAGGCAAATCCATCAGACGCACCTCCTGGTCATAGCGAATTACCAATTATCTTCCCCCTAGCCATTCCAGCACAGATTACTTCCGTATTTGGTTGGCGAGTTCATCCGATTACTGGTAATATGCGTTTTCACTCCGGTACCGATATCGGCGCACCGATGGGAACTCCGGTGTTAGCTGCTTATGCTGGTAAAGTAACGATCGCAGACTTTTTAGGCGGCTATGGTTTATCGGTGATTCTCCGTCACAATAACGATAACCACGAAACCCGCTACGCTCACCTCTCGGAAATCTTCGTTAAACCTGGGGAATGGGTTGAACAAGGTACCGTCATCGGAAAAGTGGGCAGCACGGGTAACTCCACCGGGCCACACTTACACTTTGAAGTCCGAGAGCAAACACCTCAAGGTTGGGTAGCTCTCGATCCCGGCGCTCAATTAGAATATGGCTTAGCTCAACTGGTGGGTGCTTTCAAAACCGCTCGCGTTCCGGAATCAGCCAAAACAGAGGAAACTAAAGACGAAAATCCAGATGTTGCTAAACCCGATCTCAAACTACCAATTATCGAGATTCCCAAAACTCTACCAGCCCAAGATTCCCTACCAAAAGCCGATACCACTGACCCCCAGGTAACTAAAACCGTATCTTCTGATGAAGTATTACCTCCTGCCCAGTCAGTCAATTCACCCATACCGGAAGTACCAATCCCTAACACTCAATCATCTCATCCCGAAACAGAACCAAAAGGATAA
- the gltB gene encoding glutamate synthase large subunit — translation MNINKLPSKQGLYDPQFEHDACGVGFIVHMKGNKSHEIVEQGLTILLNLDHRGACGCETNTGDGAGILMQIPHKFLQKVTAAQNIALPEPGQYGVGMIYTHPDPEIREKSREIFAQIAAEEGQQVIGWRDVPTDNSSLGNTAKSSEPFMEQVFVARGSNIADDEAFDRKLYVIRKRAHVAIRATGINPYWYPASLSGRTLVYKGMLMPVQVGQYFPDLRDPDMESALALVHSRFSTNTFPSWERAHPYRYIAHNGEINTLRGNINWMHARQSLFESELFGEDIKKVQPVINIEGSDSLIFDNALELLVLAGRSLPHAMMMMVPEPWTAHESMSDEKKAFYEYHSCLMEPWDGPASIAFTDGTMMGAVLDRNGLRPSRYYVTKDDLVIMASEAGVLPIEPERVAQKGRLQPGRMFLVNMKEGRIVADEEIKNQIATEHPYRQWIDEHMVELAKLKDAPEVAQGDPETLIQRQLAFGYTFEELRLLLSPMAKDGVEAVGSMGADTPLAVLSDRPKLLYDYFQQLFAQVTNPPIDSIREEIVTSAETTIGAERNLLKPVPESCHLIELKTPVLSNEELAKLKYVNEGDFKSITLPILFNPNEGVRGLEMVMEKICQQANQAIAGGVNIIILSDRGVDKDNAPIPALLAVSGLHHNLIREGTRCQVGIVLESGEPREVHHYATLIGYGCGAINPYLAFETIKDAIAQNLILSVDYKTACKNYIKAATKGVIKVASKIGISTIQSYRGAQIFEAIGLNKSVIDKYFTWTASRIEGADLEVIAKEAILRHNRAFPDRPSNGHTLDVGGEYQWRKDGEAHLFSPETIHSLQKAVRTGNYDVYKQYAGLVNEQGKKHFTLRGLLQFKQRQPIPLEEVEPIESIVKRFKTGAMSYGSISKEAHETLAIAMNRIGGKSNTGEGGEDPERYTWTNEKGDSKNSAIKQVASGRFGVTSLYLSQAREIQIKMAQGAKPGEGGQLPGRKVYPSIAKVRHSTPGVGLISPPPHHDIYSIEDLAELIHDLKNANREARISVKLVSEVGVGTIAAGVAKAHADVVLISGYDGGTGASPQTSIKHAGLPWELGLAETHQTLVLNNLRSRIVVETDGQMKTGRDVVIAALLGAEEFGFSTAPLVTLGCIMMRVCHLNTCPAGIATQNPVLREKFVGEPEHAVNFMLFVAREAREIMAELGFRTFDEMVGRTDILEAKHAVEHWKAKNIDLSKILYQPEVGSEVGRYCQIPQDHGLDKSLDITTLLDLCKPAIEKGEKVKATLPIKNVNRVVGTILGNEITKRHWEGLPENTVHLHFQGSAGQSFGAFVPKGVTLELEGDANDYVGKGLSGGKIIVYPPANSTFAPEENIIIGNVAFYGATNGEAYISGVAGERFCVRNSGVKTVVEAVGDHGCEYMTGGKVVVLGSTGRNFAAGMSGGVAYILDETGDFPTRCNTSMVGLEKLEDPEEIAELHEMIRKHVEYTKSPKGAKVLANWQEMLPLFVKVMPKDYKRVLECLKRAFESGLSGDDALTAAFEENSRDVARIGGS, via the coding sequence ATGAACATTAACAAGCTGCCATCAAAACAGGGCCTATACGATCCGCAGTTCGAGCATGACGCTTGCGGTGTAGGATTCATCGTACACATGAAAGGGAACAAATCCCACGAGATCGTCGAGCAAGGACTGACGATCCTGTTGAATCTCGACCATCGGGGTGCGTGCGGGTGCGAAACGAACACGGGTGACGGTGCGGGCATTTTGATGCAGATCCCCCATAAGTTTCTCCAGAAGGTAACGGCTGCTCAAAATATTGCTTTGCCAGAGCCGGGGCAGTATGGCGTTGGTATGATTTATACCCATCCCGACCCGGAAATTCGCGAAAAAAGCCGAGAAATTTTTGCCCAAATCGCTGCCGAAGAAGGCCAACAAGTGATTGGCTGGCGAGATGTGCCGACTGACAACTCATCTCTGGGCAATACTGCTAAGTCTAGCGAACCCTTTATGGAGCAAGTGTTCGTAGCGCGTGGATCTAATATTGCTGACGATGAGGCTTTCGATCGCAAACTCTACGTCATTCGCAAACGCGCTCACGTCGCAATTCGCGCTACGGGAATCAATCCCTACTGGTATCCGGCTAGCCTTTCCGGTCGCACTTTGGTGTATAAAGGGATGCTGATGCCCGTGCAAGTCGGCCAATATTTCCCAGACTTGCGCGATCCGGATATGGAAAGTGCGTTAGCATTGGTACACTCTCGCTTCAGTACGAATACTTTCCCCAGTTGGGAGAGAGCGCACCCCTATCGCTACATCGCTCACAACGGGGAAATCAATACGCTGCGGGGCAATATCAACTGGATGCACGCCCGCCAATCTTTGTTTGAGTCGGAGTTGTTCGGCGAGGACATCAAGAAAGTCCAGCCGGTGATCAACATCGAAGGTAGCGACTCGCTGATTTTCGATAACGCTTTGGAATTGCTGGTGCTGGCGGGTCGATCGCTTCCCCATGCGATGATGATGATGGTGCCGGAACCTTGGACGGCGCACGAGTCGATGAGTGATGAGAAGAAGGCGTTTTACGAGTATCACTCTTGTTTGATGGAACCTTGGGATGGCCCAGCGTCGATCGCATTTACTGATGGCACGATGATGGGAGCGGTACTCGATCGCAATGGTTTGCGTCCTTCTCGTTACTATGTCACTAAAGATGATTTGGTGATCATGGCATCGGAAGCTGGGGTGTTACCGATCGAACCAGAAAGAGTAGCACAAAAGGGACGCCTGCAACCAGGACGGATGTTCTTGGTAAATATGAAGGAAGGGCGGATTGTTGCTGATGAGGAAATCAAAAATCAAATTGCCACAGAGCATCCTTATCGCCAGTGGATCGACGAACACATGGTGGAACTGGCTAAACTGAAGGATGCCCCAGAGGTTGCTCAAGGCGATCCGGAAACTTTGATCCAACGGCAATTGGCTTTTGGCTACACTTTCGAGGAATTGCGGCTGCTTCTAAGTCCGATGGCGAAAGATGGAGTGGAAGCAGTGGGATCGATGGGTGCGGATACGCCGTTGGCAGTGTTGTCCGATCGGCCCAAACTGCTTTACGATTATTTCCAGCAGTTGTTCGCTCAGGTAACTAATCCGCCGATTGATTCCATTCGGGAAGAAATCGTTACTTCAGCGGAAACGACGATTGGCGCAGAACGCAATTTGCTTAAGCCGGTGCCGGAAAGTTGTCATTTAATTGAGTTGAAAACACCTGTTCTCTCGAATGAGGAATTGGCAAAACTCAAATATGTAAATGAGGGAGATTTCAAGTCGATTACTCTACCCATTCTGTTTAACCCCAACGAAGGTGTGAGGGGTTTGGAAATGGTGATGGAGAAAATTTGTCAGCAGGCAAATCAGGCGATCGCAGGTGGAGTAAATATTATCATTTTGAGCGATCGCGGTGTTGATAAAGATAATGCTCCCATCCCCGCACTGCTAGCGGTTTCCGGTTTACATCACAATTTGATTCGGGAAGGTACTCGTTGCCAAGTTGGTATCGTGTTGGAGTCTGGGGAACCTCGCGAAGTGCATCATTATGCGACACTGATTGGTTACGGTTGCGGTGCGATCAATCCTTATTTGGCTTTTGAGACTATTAAGGATGCGATCGCGCAAAATTTGATTTTGAGTGTTGACTATAAAACCGCTTGCAAAAATTACATCAAAGCAGCAACGAAAGGTGTAATTAAAGTTGCATCGAAAATCGGTATTTCCACGATTCAAAGTTATCGAGGAGCGCAGATTTTTGAAGCGATCGGACTTAACAAATCCGTCATCGACAAATACTTCACTTGGACTGCTTCACGCATTGAAGGAGCAGACTTAGAAGTAATTGCCAAAGAAGCAATTTTACGTCATAACCGGGCTTTTCCCGATCGGCCCAGTAATGGTCATACCCTGGATGTAGGTGGTGAATATCAGTGGCGCAAGGATGGAGAGGCGCACCTGTTCAGTCCGGAAACGATTCACAGTTTGCAAAAAGCAGTACGGACTGGCAATTACGATGTTTACAAGCAATATGCGGGGCTGGTAAACGAGCAAGGGAAGAAACACTTCACTTTGCGGGGCTTGTTGCAATTCAAACAGCGTCAACCGATACCCTTAGAAGAAGTAGAGCCAATAGAATCGATCGTGAAGCGGTTTAAGACAGGTGCGATGAGCTATGGCTCGATCTCGAAGGAAGCTCACGAAACGTTAGCTATAGCAATGAACCGCATCGGTGGAAAATCGAATACCGGTGAAGGTGGAGAAGATCCCGAACGCTACACTTGGACAAACGAGAAAGGCGATTCTAAGAATAGCGCGATTAAACAAGTAGCTTCCGGTCGGTTTGGCGTGACTAGTTTGTATCTGTCTCAAGCGAGGGAGATTCAGATCAAGATGGCGCAGGGAGCAAAACCAGGTGAAGGTGGACAATTACCGGGTCGAAAGGTGTATCCTTCGATCGCAAAGGTGCGTCACTCAACTCCTGGGGTTGGTTTGATTTCACCACCGCCGCACCATGATATTTATTCGATCGAAGATTTGGCAGAATTGATTCACGATTTGAAAAATGCCAATCGGGAAGCCAGGATCAGCGTCAAGTTGGTTTCAGAAGTGGGAGTTGGTACGATCGCAGCAGGTGTAGCCAAAGCACACGCCGACGTAGTACTGATTTCCGGTTATGACGGCGGTACTGGCGCTTCTCCCCAAACTTCCATCAAGCACGCCGGTTTACCTTGGGAATTGGGTTTAGCGGAAACTCATCAAACCCTAGTACTCAATAACCTCCGTTCTCGAATTGTAGTCGAAACCGACGGCCAAATGAAGACCGGACGGGATGTGGTAATTGCTGCCTTGTTAGGTGCAGAAGAATTTGGTTTTTCCACTGCGCCTTTAGTTACTCTCGGCTGCATCATGATGCGGGTATGTCACCTAAATACCTGTCCGGCGGGGATTGCGACGCAAAACCCAGTACTGCGGGAGAAATTCGTTGGCGAACCGGAACACGCGGTAAACTTCATGCTATTCGTAGCGCGAGAAGCACGGGAAATCATGGCAGAACTCGGTTTCCGCACGTTTGATGAAATGGTGGGACGCACCGATATATTAGAAGCCAAACACGCCGTCGAACATTGGAAAGCGAAGAATATCGACCTTTCTAAGATTCTCTACCAGCCGGAAGTTGGGTCAGAAGTCGGTCGCTACTGCCAAATTCCCCAAGATCACGGTTTAGACAAGTCTCTGGATATCACGACATTGCTAGATTTGTGTAAACCAGCCATTGAAAAGGGGGAAAAAGTCAAAGCTACCTTACCGATCAAAAATGTGAATCGCGTGGTGGGAACGATTTTGGGTAACGAAATCACCAAACGCCACTGGGAAGGATTACCAGAAAATACGGTGCATTTGCATTTCCAAGGTAGTGCGGGTCAAAGTTTCGGCGCGTTCGTTCCCAAGGGCGTCACCTTGGAACTAGAAGGAGATGCAAATGACTATGTGGGTAAAGGCTTATCCGGTGGCAAAATCATCGTTTATCCCCCAGCGAATTCTACCTTTGCACCAGAAGAAAACATCATCATCGGTAACGTAGCTTTCTACGGTGCAACAAACGGCGAAGCATATATTTCCGGTGTGGCGGGGGAACGTTTCTGCGTCCGCAACTCTGGGGTGAAGACAGTAGTGGAAGCAGTCGGAGATCACGGTTGCGAATACATGACTGGCGGCAAAGTAGTCGTGCTGGGTAGTACCGGACGCAACTTCGCAGCCGGAATGAGTGGCGGTGTTGCTTACATCCTCGATGAAACTGGCGACTTCCCAACGCGCTGCAATACTTCGATGGTGGGCTTAGAAAAACTGGAAGACCCAGAAGAAATCGCCGAACTTCACGAGATGATCCGGAAGCACGTCGAGTATACCAAGAGTCCGAAGGGTGCGAAAGTGCTCGCCAACTGGCAGGAGATGTTGCCTTTATTCGTCAAAGTGATGCCAAAAGACTACAAGCGGGTGCTGGAATGCTTGAAACGAGCATTCGAGTCCGGCTTAAGTGGCGATGATGCACTCACGGCGGCGTTTGAAGAAAACTCTCGCGACGTTGCTCGGATTGGTGGTAGTTAA